aattaccgtatCTGTGGTCAtagtataaacgaagtttgtgacatgaaattgaaaaggaacatggataccaggcgcatgtggatgaacacaagtcttccaaagctgacaaaggagagaacatcaaacacaactctaagcatagtcttcataagaaaagtatgtttcgtaaaactgaatccggcattactttaattaagggtaattgttatgtttgtaaaattcctttCCATACGGAATTAAAGTGTAgaaaacataaaaccttaataagtagaaagttaatgctaatttagttgaaacaaattagaacgagttcattgacatggtgtcggaagttattttaataaccaatgtgagagactggtgggtggactctggagccactaagtatgtttgttgaaacagagacctgttcacctcttatcagaggataagggatgtcgagaaactctatatgagtaactcatctgtgacagaggttgcataaaagggaaaggtcgagcataagctcatatctgtaatattctcacactgaatgaagttttcatgttccgagcatatgaaagaatcttgtatcttgttctcttgaagatggtaaaagattgaagatcttaattaaatgtggaaaacttgttataactaagggtattgatttttttggaaacaattataggacttagggtctatataagtttaaaggaaaatttgatgaagtgaacataattgattcttgtgctttcttttgtgtgtctttgaatgttttgcatggtagacttggaaccgtaaaattataagtcaatgcataaactgcctagcataggcttcATACCCAattttagtttggatcttgaacacaaaagtgaaatgaatacgctataaaatcttttagcacaaattttcatagtaattctaatcccttagaattaattcagttaggcctagttgacatgaattcaacccaaaaccactatggtaaaagatggtttataacttctgTAGATGGTTGTatgaggtactatcttgtatagttgcttagggataaggatgatgccttagaagccttaagatgtataaacttgaagttgaaaaccaattagaatccttgaacataataattgtatccttaagaagaaaataattgccatgttgattagttcaggattacctgcggtcttGTAGGAGGAGGAAGTCCttttaactagtatatcctgaatatagtacccttaaggatcagatgaaactccatatgatttatggaaaggtagatgaccttcttatgaatatgtcaaagtgtgggggtgtttgactaagattttcattcctcttcctaaaagaactagataaaaaccaaaaatgttgattgtgtcttcatataaggtatgctgagtatacttttacatatagatttttggttgtgtgttctgatttttcatgctttggtgtgatttttctgactttgttgtgaatactattacataatctagggatgctgagttctttgaacatgtttattcttaaacttgTACCttattagagatgtgttgttgatcccctagatttattttcaaatagtcagaacttatcttaaagcaagatgaagttaaggttgagactaagagaagtaaaacaattaaacttgagacttcttatgaagccgacttcataacatgcctagcttagtctatgCCCTGggcttgtaaagaagccttgatatctactgaaaccccattctggtaagaagcttcatttagtgaaatgaactcagtccgtcggaacctgacttgggaggtttatagtttacctccagagagtaagaccatgagatgtaaatgagtctttaagaggaaacattaggcatatggaactgtagaaaaatattaggctaagttagtagctaaaggctataaacttaaagaaggtgtatatttccttgattcttattcacatgtgacgagatttacttccgttgagatgctaattgttattgatgtcataaacaaattagagatacatcagatggatgttaagacaacttttctaaaatcgtgaattagataaagaaatttacatagaccaacctgatgactttatagtgaaaggttatgataacaaagtttgtaagttgaacaaatttttttatggtttataaaataagcacgtaaacagtgacatggaaaatttgatcatgtgataatgtgtagtggatttaagttaatgaatctgacaagtatatttacaagtaacttgttaaggatgcctgtgtgattgtatgcttgtatgttgatgatatgcttatacttgatacaaacatagatgtgattaattccactgaaaacatgcgctgaatgagaatgttgacttgaaagacttaggccctgttgatgtaatcttagggatgaggattagaaaataatctaacatatgtagtcttagtcattctcattattttgaatttgtgcttaagagatacaatcagtgtcattgtaagcctgcttgtactccgtacgattattcttgtagactcaagaaaaaagggtaatggagtatcttaacttgaatactcaagagttataggatgtcttatgaatttaatgaactgtaagagtccagacattgcctatattgtgagtaagttaagtatatataattgtagtccagagcaatagcattcagatgcactgagtagagtattatggtacctaaaatactctattaccttttatttgatttatcaaaggtatcttgctgtccttgagggactttgtgatgtaaactggatagttgactcagaggagtctaagtctacgagtggatatgtttcactctagcatcagggtttgtttttggaagatttacaaacaaatatatattgcTCAACTCATTATGGAATtcgagagtattgagttagataaagcacgagagggggtcgagtgcctaagatgctttttagaagacattcctctctggcataggcctgtgccagctatatctatacattgtgttagccaagctataatagctaaagatgaaaataactaatctcaatcggcgtatttccattgattggataaagtccaaggagaatatcgcgcaatctttgacgaaaggtttatcccaagagatagttagaaatgcatcgagggggaaggggcttaagctcataaaattaaacttgccatgaaggatactcaaccttgctgactggagatcccaagatcaaggtttcgaatgagacaactaatttgtggtgggtaaaggtaaacactatcagagaattttattctctgtcccttccctatggtgtagacatgatagtgtgactgcatgtgaatgatgacttttaagaagtcttaatgagttctatagtttcaatttaagattgaagtggggtgtagcagtaacactctttatggaaactcacctatctgaatgaggaagtgggccgcttcctatgagaatatgagctttgattctctagagcattctgagaaacaggatatgtccagggccaaattggacaaaacggcacgagcttggcagcaatcttggagatatcacccgtgattgttatcgcgaattacatcaaatgctagcagttcaagacatagttcactgtcttagcaagtaattccggtaatatctcactaagcaaaggttcaagacctcatggacacctctgcctaaaatggtatttcctgcgttttttatgtgattttcattttgatggttttggtattactggaacttaggacctaaaggtcactaagggttcactagttcatgctttttcactttggtgaaagatacctatagtctcaccatgtgagaactaaagatgaaagctctcaatactattatgatttatgcaatccatagtatgaccctgagttcaacacacttttgtgtgagggagaggacgtagaaatgactagtatgatttcaacacttgcacgatctgTCTGTTTGCATCGTGAGGTTgagatgttgatttaccaagatctatctgtgttttcatgttttattgagttttctttcatgtggggattgttggaaaacgattaataaaaaaaatatttttttaaagttttaataaaaaattataatttattgttttcttttgtgaatgaaactttttagtcccacattgtggagtttccaatttttagtagttttaggaaactatataaactttttagtcccacattggggagtttttcttcttaagttgtatttcacaattatataaacaaattcactacttttgtaaaatctatgggaaaggggttgctttatgtttagagggacccccaagggaaaaaaatattttatattgtttttctcaagcgttcgagattttcctttatggttttttcggagttgccaagctcaagttgagcatctactacatatgctagtagtaggtgtagtaggtgtattagggtgttttatcctggagatatccgtcctgtgaggcctatatcatcactcttgagtgtagccgggcgctaatgtcttaagggcaacgtgttgaacacgtgactcactctgtttttccaaagttttgccttgttgttgttacGGAGATATgaggagctcattcgtttcatcaaatcgatcacttccattataaaggagctaagtatcaataatttttgcttatttgatttttccttgtttttgattattgcacccaacaacgAGATGGAAGCTACTTTAACCGCATCCGCTCTAGTCTTGAAATCCTCACCGGGTGCTTTGTCAGTTGCACTGATTATTGTTTGCAGAACTTGCAGTGGATCTCCATGACTGACAATCAATACCGCACACCTGCAACCAATATCCATACGTTTAAAATAGCTTTTTATCAAACAACAACGATGAGCATGAATGTACATCTGATTATCATTCTCTTGGTAATAAAAACTTGTTGTTACCCTTGAAAATCTTTCTCGATGGTTTCTACAGCAGTAGCAAATCTTGAAGCAACGTCTGCCACACTTTCTCCACCTTCTTCAGGCTTCATCAACCGGCCCTTCTCATCATGGTCCCATATCTCCGAGTACTATTTAATGCAAAATCACACTTGTTCACCAAATTCTTGCAGCAAAGACTTGTAGACAATAACCTCCACACAATTAATCAGATTGAACTTAAAATAAAGCAAGGGTTTACTACTTTACTTACTCTTTCATGTGATTGAAGTTCAAATGAAGGTCCAAAGAAACGCTCCCGAAGTTCTTTCATCACCTATCAATGACATTTGCATCATACTCAAACAAGAAGATAGGGGAAGTATATGATAAAGTATCAAATCAGAATATATGAAATGCTCACTAGTTAGTTCCTCACTACAAAAAGGATTTAACCGACTCAACAGTAAGGTTTAGCCTTCTGAGGAGTAAATGTAATAATTGTTTACCTTACACTGAGGACCTTCGAGCGAAATGTTGAGAGCAGAAGCAGCTACTTGAGCGGTGTGTCTTGTTCTTGAAAATGGAGAGTAACAAATCCTAACATTTTCCATTGGTATATTGTTTTCCTTTAATACCTGCGGGCATGCACGCAGTTGTAAAAGTAATAGATCCACCCAAAAATTTTCCGAAAGAACCCCATTTTCCTGTTCGATGAAGTTCTTTTAGTGAGAAACTAAACCAATAGTATTAAAATTTAAGGTTTACATTAGAGATCAGGAAAATCGAGTACAAAGTTCATACATGAACAAAACTGCATGgggagaaaagaaaacaaaccaaaGAGAAAACAACAGATCCAATTCCATCATCCTTGGGGAACCTGAAGCAGCTCGGCCTGTCATCAATCAATGCTGCTGTGGCGACCATGTGACTTCATCTGATGGAGCCATTACCACCATATTTGGCAAACAAGCCATGTATGTGATATCAAATGCGCCACAATGAGTAGGACCATCTGCCCCAACAAAACCTGCTCTTATGTCAATGCATtatgtcaatcaatatcaaattTGAACATTTAAAAAGCTCGATTTGATTAGTATAGTCTATCTCACTTGATCAAAGCCTCGTTGTAGGAATGACGAGTAAACAGCAAAGAATGGCTTCAGACCCTCTGTGGCTAGACCAGCTGCAAATGTCACAGCGTGTTGTTCCGCAATTTCCAACGTCAAAACAACGGTCAGGAAATCTTTTTTGAAAGTAGTTAAGGCCTGTTGCACTACCTATAGCTGCATGAATGGCTACAATCTTGTTATCAACTTCTGCTTCTTTTATCAGCGAATCTTCAAAGTATTGACTGTAACTAAGTGTAGCTGACTTTTTCTTGAACTGTTTTCCTGTTCTTGTATCAAACTTTTCAACCCCTGAAAGAAAGAAATCGGAACTTGTTTAAAATCAACTCCGAAGTTAAAAATGGGCTTATATCAAACTTATTTCCTGCGGTAAAGTATTACAATGCATTTTATCAACGGCGGTTTCGGCCGGGCGAAACCCCTTGCCTTTCTCGGTCACTATATGTCTTAGTACAGGCCCACGTATGGATTTTACATTTTCAAACGTTATAACTAAATCTTCAACATTATGCAATCCAAGCTCCTCAAAGAGAGAAAGCTTAGAAGCACTCGACATTCCTCTTGCATATTTATCGACCTTGGATGCTAGAGCGCTACTAAGTGCTCCGACCGGTTTAACGAGACCATCAAGTGTTGCCGTTAGTAAAGATACTTGATTATTGTCATTTATAGCTACAATAAGATTTGCATCAAGGTACCCAGCGTTGTTTAAGGCTTCATAGGGTTGGCCTGCGGTCAAACGTCCATCTCCAATCACAGATATGACATGGTTGCTTTTTCCCAAGATATCTCTAGCAACCGCCATTCCTACGTACATTTAAAGAGATGAAAATTTTAAACTTGTTGATATCATCAAAACCACCGTGAATCCGTTCATGGTAAAATATTAGAGAATGATAATTAATACGAGAAGATAGACATACCAAGACCAGCGGAGATGCTTGTAGAGCTATGTCCGACGCCAAAGGCATCATGAATACTCTCATCCCTCTTAGGGAACGGCGCAAGACCTGATGCTTGTCTAATGGTATGCATCCTAGACCTTCGCCCGGTCAAAATCTTATGTGGATATGTCTGCAAAAATCGTAGTTAAATTCCTATAGCTCTTTCTATACTCATActcaaatatatatattttaatgaACTGAAGAAAAAACATATAATTAATGTTTTTTATTCCTTAATTTTCCAAGTATTATAACACCAATTAACCTGATGTCCAGCGTACCAAATGATCTTGTCTTCGGGGGTGTTGAACAAATGATGCAGTGCCACTGTTAGTTCCACAACACCTAGACTTGAACTGAGATGTCCACCAGTTTGGGATACACTGTGCATAGCAAGATTTTTCATGTCCATTGGGTGGGTTTATTTTTTCCagtaattttttttgttgaacaAAGCGATTTATTTAAAACAAAGGAAACTTACACAGTACAACCAAAATTAAGTTTTCCCAGGAGAAAACTTGGAGGCTGGTACATCCAGCACTTACAAACGTGATGCTTAGAGGCACATTTAGCGACTGCATCAGCTGTTATATTTACATTTCTTTTTACATACTTACAAGCCGACATGGAAAGTCTAGCTAAGAGAAAAGTACAGTCTTGTATAAGGTTGTGATCTTCCCATCTACAGCCATCCATATGGCCATTAATGCATTCACTAGGTTTAAATTATCTGACACAAAAAGAACCTTTTGAAGATTTAGTTGCAAGCTCCATTGAATGGCTAATATTAGAGCTACTGCTTCTGCTTGAATTATGGAAGTGGCTGAGTAAGTCCAGCAGTTGGCTCCTGCAAAAGTTCTTGACCTGTCATAGATAACCGCTCCTCCACCTGCAACGCTCGAACGTTTAGGCAAAGCCGCATCTACAAATATTATATGGTAATCATCATAGTTATGGAAATTGGCTACATGAGTTAAAGGGGCTGATGCTACAAGCGGGTGATTAGATAATGTCTGATGAGTTCTATGGGAAGAAGATGTGGATCTAAGGAAGACATGTATTTGGGTGATAAGAGATAAAGGTGTCTGAACCATATGTTCAAAATGTGCAGTACATCTAACTTTCCACAAATGCCAAAGAATGGCAGAGAATTTGAGATATCAATCTGAACGGGAGGATGATGAGGAGTCGAACCAAGCGAGAATCCATGATTTGAGATCATTGTAATACTGATAAAGTTGGATAGCTTCTGGAGCAACAGCGAACCATATTGCTAGTGCATAAGGGCATTGCATGAAAAGATGGTCCATAGTTTCTGGACCAGAAGCACACAACGGGCAGAGTAGATTTTCAGTATACATGAATCTTGATAAGTAAGGTTTAATGGGTAAAATCTAGTGAAGGCATTTCCACAAAAAGATCTTAAGTTTTGGAGGAATGTTCAAATGCCACATCTTTAGCCATTGCCGCTGTTCAGGAAGGTTATACTGAAATGAAGGTTCTAATAGTTTGTTATAGGTAGAGTTGACTGTAAAGTTCCCATTCATGGTCAGCGACCACCGTAAAATGCCTTTACCCTGCCAAGGGATTCGTGTGCGGGTAATTTCCTGAATTTGTGCTTCAGAAAATAACTCTGTCAGAGCTTGTTCATCCCAACTATGAGTGGTATGATCTATGAG
This DNA window, taken from Papaver somniferum cultivar HN1 chromosome 3, ASM357369v1, whole genome shotgun sequence, encodes the following:
- the LOC113359190 gene encoding uncharacterized protein LOC113359190 produces the protein MVATAALIDDRPSCFRFPKDDGIGSVVFSLVLKENNIPMENVRICYSPFSRTRHTAQVAASALNISLEGPQCKVMKELRERFFGPSFELQSHERYSEIWDHDEKGRLMKPEEGGESVADVASRFATAVETIEKDFQGCAVLIVSHGDPLQVLQTIISATDKAPGEDFKTRADAVKVASILSKHRKFALHTGELRQLIK